The following proteins are encoded in a genomic region of Gossypium hirsutum isolate 1008001.06 chromosome D05, Gossypium_hirsutum_v2.1, whole genome shotgun sequence:
- the LOC107907007 gene encoding zinc transporter 4, chloroplastic-like, with protein MFFIEDIWPLCCIDSFGSKARFFSESLLQTITDSMSNVSCQSSEQEICRDESAALKLKPIAIASILVAGVAGIAIPLIGKHRMFLRTDGSLFVATKAFAAGVILATGFVHMLADGNEALTDPCLPEHPWSKFPFSGFFAMIASLLTLLVDFVGTQYYERKQGLGRGSTGESGPVESVESDSEFGTVPVLEGRDLHAKVFGAEEGGGMHIVGMHAHAAHHRHSHPHGQDGCDWLLRSRGHEEGHQQGHSHGHGHDFGVEDGDNGRRHVVVSQILELGIVSHSVIIGLSLGVSQSPCTVRPLIAALSFHQFFEGFALGGCISQAQFKTLSAAIMACFFAITTPVGIVIGTAIASSYNPYSPAGLLTEGILDSLSAGILVYMALVDLIAADFLSKTMSCNFRLQLVSYLMLFLGAGLMSSLAIWA; from the exons ATGTTCTTCATTGAG GATATCTGGCCGCTCTGCTGCATTGATTCCTTCGGATCAAAGGCTAGGTTTTTCTCAG agTCCCTTTTGCAGACAATAACAGATTCAATGAGCAATGTAAGCTGCCAGTCGTCGGAGCAAGAGATTTGTCGTGACGAGTCAGCTGCTTTGAAGTTAAAACCCATAGCTATAGCCTCAATCCTCGTCGCTGGGGTAGCCGGCATTGCTATTCCACTCATTGGCAAACACCGTATGTTCCTCCGCACAGATGGAAGCCTTTTTGTTGCCACCAAGGCCTTTGCGGCCGGCGTAATTCTAGCCACTGGCTTCGTCCACATGCTCGCCGATGGTAACGAAGCTCTCACGGATCCTTGCTTGCCCGAACACCCTTGGTCAAAGTTCCCATTTTCAGGCTTCTTTGCTATGATTGCTTCTTTGCTTACTTTGCTTGTGGATTTTGTGGGGACTCAGTATTATGAGAGGAAACAAGGTTTGGGTAGGGGAAGTACAGGAGAGTCAGGCCCAGTCGAGTCGGTAGAGTCGGATTCAGAGTTCGGGACTGTACCGGTCCTGGAAGGAAGGGACTTGCATGCGAAGGTTTTTGGGGCAGAAGAAGGTGGGGGCATGCACATTGTTGGGATGCATGCACATGCTGCACACCATAGGCATAGTCATCCCCATGGGCAAGATGGCTGTGATTGGTTGCTGAGGAGTCGTGGACATGAAGAGGGTCATCAACAGGGGCATAGTCATGGACATGGGCATGACTTTGGAGTTGAGGATGGTGATAATGGAAGGAGGCACGTCGTGGTTTCCCAG ATATTGGAGCTTGGAATTGTATCACACTCAGTTATCATCGGGCTATCACTGGGGGTATCCCAGAGTCCATGCACAGTAAGGCCTCTAATTGCAGCATTATCATTTCATCAATTCTTTGAAGGATTTGCACTTGGAGGGTGCATCTCCCAAGCTCAATTCAAGACTCTGTCTGCAGCAATCATGGCATGTTTTTTTGCCATAACAACCCCAGTTGGAATTGTCATTGGAACTGCCATTGCTTCGTCCTACAACCCTTACAGCCCGGCAGGTTTGCTTACGGAAGGCATCTTGGACTCTTTGTCCGCTGGAATTCTAGTTTATATGGCTTTAGTAGATCTAATTGCTGCTGATTTTCTGAGTAAGACGATGAGCTGCAATTTCAGACTTCAACTAGTATCTTACTTGATGCTTTTCCTAGGAGCTGGTTTGATGTCTTCCCTTGCAATCTGGGCCTAA
- the LOC107907006 gene encoding GATA transcription factor 21 produces MTPLYDLNSPPSPFPLEDLKHHHHHHHLQLFLSLPQHTASSSSAHHPTFFSSTDAAATHKPQEPKPYDLKVNNYVSHDGGGGSSDIQQAISSSSSFLESAAVDLSLSRNRKDDGDDYESVSDRNNGSSVELKWMSSKMRLTKKMMMNSNCSGPPPLPHNKAAVNDSKYQYPIQDRDETNYFSKTNNAIRVCSDCNTTTTPLWRSGPRGPKSLCNACGIRQRKARRALEAAAANGETVAASMKIRVHHNKKEIKKSRTVGQYKKELKSKSGNTCLHHHHHKRKLCFKEITLSLSKNSGLQRVFPQDVEDAAILLMELSCGLFHT; encoded by the exons ATGACACCGCTCTATGATCTCAACTCACCACCCTCTCCCTTTCCCCTCGAGGATCTAaaacaccaccaccaccaccaccatcttCAGCTTTTTCTTTCACTCCCCCAACATACTGCTTCTTCTTCATCTGCTCATCATCCTACTTTCTTCAGCAGTACTGATGCTGCTGCCACTCATAAACCTCAAGAACCAAAACCCTATGATCTCAAG GTCAATAATTACGTGAGTCATGATGGAGGAGGTGGATCAAGCGATATTCAACAGGCGATAAGCTCATCGTCATCATTTCTTGAGTCTGCTGCGGTGGATTTATCCTTAAGTAGAAACAGAAAAGATGATGGAGATGATTATGAGAGTGTAAGTGATCGTAATAATGGATCATCAGTGGAACTGAAATGGATGTCTTCTAAGATGAGGTTAACGAAAAAGATGATGATGAACTCCAATTGCAGTGGTCCTCCTCCATTACCACATAATAAAGCAGCAGTGAATGATAGTAAATATCAATATCCGATTCAGGATAGAGATGAAACAAATTATTTCAGTAAAACTAATAACGCCATTAGAGTCTGCTCCGACTGCAACACAACCACAACGCCTCTTTGGAGAAGTGGGCCTCGAGGTCCCAAG TCTCTTTGCAATGCTTGTGGGATTCGGCAAAGGAAGGCAAGACGAGCACTGGAAGCAGCGGCGGCAAATGGAGAGACTGTTGCAGCATCGATGAAGATTAGGGTACACCACAACAAGAAGGAAATAAAGAAATCACGTACTGTTGGACAATATAAGAAAGAGTTGAAGAGTAAATCAGGCAATACCTgccttcatcatcatcatcacaagAGGAAGCTTTGTTTTAAGGAAATTACTCTAAGTTTGAGCAAGAATTCAGGTTTGCAGCGTGTGTTTCCTCAAGATGTGGAAGACGCTGCAATCCTCCTAATGGAGCTATCTTGTGGCCTTTTTCACACTTGA